Proteins from a genomic interval of Pseudoalteromonas sp. MEBiC 03607:
- a CDS encoding porin, producing MKASNTQLALAVAAALASTSAFAQKSDTEQLQQQLDALQKEVDSLKTSSGFNLEFGGRVQLDYNYFDGAYNADNDGAGGSDFFPRRIRTYVESEHGNWDHKLLLEFAEGTAEIVLARVRYAFDNGLKVKAGKIREDMSLNALTSSKHINTIERSTLANTFSPFFRWGISAYQYFKDSGLRYAVGVYKSDAFGASGHDEDDKLTLAVTGRLTWSSAAPGDVIHLGAWHSYRDMGGNDLSARFARGEVRETNVRLVDYAVGGETAALDSMSQSGLEFAYQANAFTLEAEYASRYLDTVDSSNDLDGERFDGFHVSASYFLGGEQRRYKAGSALFVQPKGIKDAWELVARVSQMNASSKQQGTDVTTYILGTSYYLSSDIKFMGNLIYSDVDGAGASTLVGDEDSGMGISARMQYLF from the coding sequence ATGAAAGCAAGTAACACACAGCTCGCTTTAGCCGTTGCAGCGGCGCTAGCAAGTACCTCAGCATTCGCACAAAAAAGCGACACTGAACAACTACAGCAACAGCTCGATGCTCTTCAAAAAGAAGTGGACTCATTAAAAACATCAAGCGGCTTTAACCTAGAATTTGGTGGTCGCGTGCAACTTGATTACAACTATTTCGACGGTGCTTACAATGCCGACAATGATGGCGCAGGAGGCAGCGACTTCTTCCCACGTCGTATCCGTACTTATGTTGAAAGTGAACATGGCAACTGGGATCACAAACTACTACTCGAATTTGCTGAAGGCACGGCTGAAATCGTGTTAGCGCGGGTACGTTATGCATTCGACAACGGCTTAAAAGTAAAAGCCGGTAAAATCCGTGAAGATATGTCGCTCAATGCGCTAACCAGCTCTAAACACATAAATACTATTGAGCGCAGCACCCTTGCTAATACCTTCTCGCCTTTCTTCCGCTGGGGTATCTCGGCTTATCAATACTTTAAAGATTCAGGCTTACGTTACGCCGTGGGTGTTTACAAAAGCGACGCGTTTGGTGCATCGGGCCATGACGAAGATGACAAACTAACATTGGCTGTAACAGGTCGCTTAACTTGGTCAAGTGCAGCACCGGGTGATGTGATCCATTTAGGTGCTTGGCATTCTTATCGTGATATGGGCGGCAATGATTTAAGTGCTCGTTTTGCCCGTGGTGAAGTGCGTGAAACTAATGTTCGCTTAGTCGATTACGCAGTCGGTGGTGAAACGGCAGCGCTTGATAGCATGTCGCAAAGCGGTCTTGAATTTGCCTACCAAGCGAATGCATTCACTCTAGAGGCTGAATATGCTAGCCGTTACCTAGATACTGTTGATAGTAGCAATGACCTTGATGGTGAGCGATTTGATGGCTTTCATGTTTCGGCAAGTTACTTCTTAGGTGGTGAGCAGCGCCGTTACAAAGCAGGTTCAGCGTTATTTGTGCAACCAAAAGGGATTAAAGATGCATGGGAGCTTGTTGCCCGTGTGTCACAAATGAATGCCAGCAGCAAACAGCAAGGTACCGACGTAACCACTTATATATTAGGCACATCTTACTACCTAAGCAGCGATATCAAATTTATGGGCAACCTGATTTACAGCGATGTTGATGGTGCCGGTGCTTCTACGCTGGTTGGTGATGAAGATTCAGGTATGGGCATCAGTGCTCGTATGCAGTACTTATTTTAG